One Candidatus Kaelpia aquatica genomic region harbors:
- the queD gene encoding 6-carboxytetrahydropterin synthase QueD, whose product MYQISIKSSFSAAHNLREYKGKCENLHGHNWNIEVFVESDRLNKEGMVIDFIDLKAILKEALAKLDHNYINEVKPFDSLNPTSENLSWYIFRAMGEALSDNGIRVKRVDVWETESSRASYYE is encoded by the coding sequence ATGTATCAGATTTCAATAAAGTCTAGTTTTTCTGCTGCCCATAACTTAAGGGAATATAAGGGTAAGTGTGAGAACCTTCATGGCCATAACTGGAACATAGAGGTCTTTGTAGAATCAGATAGATTGAATAAGGAAGGCATGGTTATTGACTTTATAGATTTAAAAGCAATCTTAAAAGAGGCGCTGGCTAAGTTGGATCATAACTATATAAATGAGGTTAAGCCGTTCGATAGTTTGAATCCGACATCTGAGAATCTCTCCTGGTACATCTTTAGGGCGATGGGAGAGGCTCTCTCTGATAATGGTATTAGAGTAAAGAGAGTTGATGTTTGGGAGACTGAATCATCTAGAGCCAGCTACTATGAATAA
- the queC gene encoding 7-cyano-7-deazaguanine synthase QueC, whose protein sequence is MNNKKGIVLLSGGLDSSTSLYYALDKGYEIKALIFDYGQRDKREIDLAKSIAQAAGVEYEIINLDFSWGGSALLDKDIELPQGDLEREDIPLSYVPSRNIVFLSIALSYAEAKLFDEIFIGANAVDYSGYPDCRPDFMEAFQRVADCGTKSGIEGRPIKISAPLLKLKKSEIIKLGNSLGVPFDLTSSCYEGDSEPCMKCDSCLIRERGFKEAGLEDPIIKR, encoded by the coding sequence ATGAATAATAAAAAGGGAATTGTTCTATTATCAGGGGGGCTTGACTCTTCAACCTCTCTTTATTATGCGCTAGATAAGGGTTATGAAATTAAAGCTCTTATTTTTGACTACGGTCAGAGAGATAAGAGAGAGATTGATTTAGCTAAGAGCATAGCTCAGGCAGCAGGAGTTGAATATGAGATTATTAATCTAGATTTTAGCTGGGGCGGCAGTGCTCTTTTAGATAAAGATATAGAATTACCTCAGGGAGATTTGGAGAGGGAAGATATACCCCTAAGTTATGTGCCTTCAAGAAATATAGTCTTTCTCTCTATTGCTTTAAGCTATGCTGAGGCAAAGTTATTTGATGAGATATTTATCGGTGCTAATGCGGTTGACTATTCCGGGTATCCGGACTGCAGGCCTGATTTCATGGAGGCATTTCAAAGAGTTGCAGATTGCGGGACAAAATCAGGCATTGAGGGCAGACCAATAAAGATATCAGCTCCTTTACTTAAGTTAAAAAAATCAGAGATTATAAAGTTAGGCAATAGTTTAGGTGTCCCCTTTGATTTAACTTCCTCTTGCTATGAAGGAGACAGTGAGCCCTGTATGAAGTGTGACTCTTGCTTAATAAGAGAGAGAGGCTTTAAAGAGGCAGGATTAGAAGATCCTATAATAAAAAGATGA
- a CDS encoding 7-carboxy-7-deazaguanine synthase QueE, which produces MKNSKAKISEIFYSIQGEGIYLGYPQVFIRFWGCNLGSCQYCDTKLNDFKEYTLERIKKEIRGLNKGCHSISLTGGEPLVQADFIKKLLGSLEDSEKVYLETNGVLSKQLEKIIEDVDIVAMDMKLPSSSGLKPFWDEHRKFLLVAWEKQVFVKMVVVEKTTVKDFRRALEIILSVDTSIPLVIQPHFEDSSPKLVDKLLRFQEEAFRSLIHVRVIPQLHKGMNIR; this is translated from the coding sequence ATGAAAAATTCAAAAGCTAAGATATCAGAAATTTTTTACTCTATTCAGGGTGAAGGGATATATTTGGGTTATCCTCAGGTGTTTATAAGGTTTTGGGGTTGTAATCTAGGCAGCTGCCAGTATTGCGATACCAAGCTTAATGATTTTAAAGAATATACTCTAGAGCGTATTAAAAAAGAGATCAGAGGTTTAAATAAAGGTTGCCATTCGATATCTCTTACGGGAGGAGAGCCTTTAGTTCAGGCTGATTTTATCAAAAAATTATTAGGTTCTCTAGAAGATAGCGAGAAGGTTTATCTTGAGACTAACGGAGTATTGTCTAAGCAGCTTGAAAAAATCATAGAAGATGTTGATATAGTTGCTATGGATATGAAGCTTCCTTCATCTTCAGGTTTAAAGCCTTTTTGGGATGAGCATAGAAAGTTCTTACTTGTTGCCTGGGAGAAGCAGGTTTTTGTTAAGATGGTTGTAGTAGAAAAGACCACCGTAAAAGATTTTAGAAGGGCTCTTGAGATTATCCTCTCTGTTGACACTTCAATCCCTCTTGTTATCCAGCCCCACTTTGAAGATAGCTCTCCTAAACTCGTAGATAAACTGCTAAGGTTTCAGGAGGAGGCTTTTAGATCTCTGATACATGTAAGGGTAATACCCCAGCTTCATAAAGGAATGAATATAAGATGA
- a CDS encoding fumarate hydratase has product MRVDFKRIAKELYLEASFNLRRDIRKALVKAYSQEREKLVKEALSAILKNGDLAKKNRMAICQDTGYPVLFLKIGDIGIKNLNSITGDLTKGIREATIRGHLRYSVVVDPLDRMKIAPNIPPIFHIEFNNSKRLEIELLVKGFGSENQTKLSMLSPNTLDSDIVGIVADHIKVVGSKACPPYVIGIGIGGTADKAIILSKEAALISLDKKNKNKRLADLEQRIREEVNKLKIGPLGVGGETTCLGAKVLTHPTHIAGLPLGITVSCHAVRSAKKIIKFK; this is encoded by the coding sequence ATGAGAGTAGATTTTAAAAGAATAGCCAAAGAGCTCTACCTAGAAGCAAGTTTTAATCTAAGAAGAGATATTAGAAAGGCTTTAGTTAAAGCCTATAGTCAGGAGAGAGAGAAACTAGTTAAAGAAGCTTTAAGTGCAATCTTAAAGAATGGAGATCTTGCCAAGAAAAATAGAATGGCAATCTGCCAGGATACAGGTTATCCGGTATTATTTTTAAAAATCGGTGATATCGGAATTAAGAATTTAAACAGTATAACAGGAGATTTAACCAAAGGGATAAGAGAGGCCACTATAAGAGGTCATTTACGTTACTCGGTTGTAGTAGATCCATTAGATAGAATGAAAATAGCACCCAATATACCTCCTATATTTCATATAGAGTTTAATAACAGCAAGAGGTTAGAGATAGAACTTTTAGTTAAAGGGTTTGGCTCTGAGAATCAGACAAAGCTCTCTATGTTGAGTCCAAATACTTTAGATAGCGATATTGTAGGTATTGTAGCTGATCATATTAAGGTTGTTGGGTCTAAAGCCTGCCCGCCTTATGTAATAGGTATTGGAATCGGGGGAACTGCCGATAAGGCTATTATACTCTCAAAAGAGGCAGCATTAATTAGCTTAGATAAGAAAAATAAAAATAAGAGACTAGCAGATTTAGAGCAGAGGATAAGAGAAGAAGTAAATAAGCTTAAGATAGGGCCTTTAGGTGTGGGCGGGGAGACGACCTGTCTAGGCGCTAAGGTGCTAACACATCCAACACATATCGCAGGGTTGCCCCTTGGAATAACGGTATCCTGTCATGCTGTGAGATCTGCCAAGAAAATTATCAAGTTTAAATAA
- a CDS encoding FumA C-terminus/TtdB family hydratase beta subunit, which produces MNIESPLTAGIIKSLKAGELVYLSGAIYTARDKAHKKIFDLIDKGRELPFNLKDSIIYYCGPAPKKRGEAIGSCGPTTSSRMDKHTPLLYELGLGATIGKGERGEDVVDAVKKYKGVYFLAWGGCGAYLSSFVKSSKIIAFKELGAEAIRRLEVERFPLVVAVDSYGNKIWDKRGKK; this is translated from the coding sequence ATGAATATAGAGAGTCCGTTAACAGCCGGTATTATTAAAAGCCTAAAAGCGGGGGAGCTGGTTTATTTAAGCGGAGCTATTTATACAGCTCGTGATAAGGCTCATAAGAAGATATTTGATTTAATAGATAAAGGAAGAGAGCTGCCTTTTAACTTAAAAGATTCAATTATATATTACTGCGGACCTGCTCCAAAAAAGAGAGGAGAGGCTATAGGATCTTGCGGTCCTACGACAAGCTCTAGAATGGATAAGCATACCCCTTTACTCTATGAGTTAGGGCTAGGGGCAACAATAGGAAAAGGAGAGAGGGGTGAAGATGTAGTAGATGCTGTTAAAAAGTATAAAGGAGTATATTTCTTAGCCTGGGGTGGTTGCGGTGCCTATCTAAGCAGCTTTGTTAAGAGTTCAAAAATAATAGCATTTAAAGAGTTAGGTGCTGAGGCAATTAGAAGATTAGAGGTTGAGAGATTTCCTTTGGTTGTTGCAGTAGACAGCTATGGTAATAAAATATGGGATAAAAGGGGTAAAAAATGA
- the rph gene encoding ribonuclease PH, translating to MRLDNRSNDQLRKVKITKDYIEYAEGSCLIEVGNTKVICTASVEEKVPPFLRNSGSGWITAEYSMLPRSCKSRVVREARKGSVGGRTSEIQRLIGRSLRAVVNLKGFGERTIWIDCDVVQADGGTRTASITGGFVALYLAFQKLIKDEAIKESPVKTFLAAVSVGLIDKEVMLDLAYSEDFKADVDMNLVMTESKDIVEIQGTAEGEPFSKRKMDQLVKLAEKGIEELIAIQKKTLKVK from the coding sequence ATGAGATTAGATAATAGAAGTAATGATCAGTTGAGAAAAGTTAAGATTACAAAAGATTATATTGAATATGCAGAAGGTTCATGTCTTATTGAAGTGGGCAATACCAAAGTGATCTGCACCGCTTCAGTTGAAGAAAAGGTTCCGCCTTTTTTGAGAAATTCAGGAAGCGGCTGGATTACAGCAGAATACAGCATGCTACCCAGGTCTTGTAAGAGTAGAGTTGTAAGAGAGGCCAGGAAGGGTTCAGTTGGAGGAAGAACTAGTGAGATTCAGCGCCTGATAGGAAGATCTCTAAGAGCAGTAGTAAATTTAAAGGGTTTTGGTGAGAGGACCATCTGGATAGATTGCGATGTTGTCCAGGCAGATGGAGGGACCCGCACAGCATCTATTACAGGTGGTTTTGTTGCTCTATATTTAGCATTTCAGAAACTTATAAAAGATGAGGCTATTAAAGAGAGTCCAGTTAAAACTTTTTTAGCTGCAGTCTCTGTTGGTTTAATAGATAAAGAGGTAATGCTTGATTTGGCATACAGTGAGGATTTTAAAGCCGATGTTGATATGAATCTTGTTATGACTGAATCTAAAGATATTGTTGAGATTCAGGGAACAGCTGAAGGAGAGCCGTTCTCAAAGAGAAAGATGGATCAGCTTGTAAAGCTAGCAGAGAAAGGAATAGAAGAGTTAATAGCTATCCAGAAGAAGACTCTAAAGGTTAAATGA
- the rdgB gene encoding RdgB/HAM1 family non-canonical purine NTP pyrophosphatase gives MKRLLLATFNQNKVKEITQIAGDLNLEIEFLYLKDFNNIKEAVEDGKTFKDNAIKKARDYYTQTGIVTLAEDSGLAVDALDGEPGVYSARFGGEDKDDYKNNLKLLHILEGVTDRAAHFVCSAALAISRDNIETFEGILDGSISCHMMGNSGFGYDPLFIPKDCDKTLAELGSNIKNKISHRYRAIRDVFNFIKENY, from the coding sequence ATGAAGAGGCTCCTCCTTGCTACTTTCAATCAAAATAAAGTCAAAGAGATTACTCAGATTGCTGGAGATTTAAATCTTGAAATTGAATTTCTATACTTAAAAGACTTTAATAATATAAAGGAAGCCGTTGAAGACGGTAAGACATTTAAAGATAATGCTATTAAGAAGGCAAGAGATTATTATACACAAACCGGCATTGTTACACTGGCTGAAGATTCAGGGCTTGCGGTAGATGCTTTAGATGGAGAGCCCGGAGTATATTCAGCTCGCTTCGGGGGGGAAGATAAAGATGATTATAAGAACAATCTTAAATTACTCCATATCTTAGAAGGCGTAACGGATAGAGCTGCTCATTTTGTCTGCTCCGCTGCTTTAGCTATATCTAGGGATAACATAGAGACATTTGAAGGTATATTAGATGGTAGCATATCTTGTCATATGATGGGGAATAGCGGTTTCGGCTATGACCCTCTATTTATACCTAAAGATTGCGATAAGACGCTGGCTGAACTAGGCTCAAATATAAAGAATAAGATCTCACATAGATATAGGGCAATTAGAGATGTTTTTAACTTTATAAAGGAGAATTATTAG
- a CDS encoding PilZ domain-containing protein, producing the protein MNYDGMERRQWTRVDMNVPLKFREVGEFSRSPLDSETRDISEGGIRFATDKFLPKDSKLVINIDFHDIPAVKATAKVSWSVRDSHTSMYEIGVEFDTIPSEARVQLSNIVRKNLN; encoded by the coding sequence TTGAACTACGATGGAATGGAAAGAAGGCAGTGGACTCGGGTCGATATGAATGTTCCCCTTAAATTCAGAGAAGTAGGTGAATTCAGCCGTTCTCCGCTTGATTCAGAGACAAGAGATATAAGTGAAGGTGGCATAAGATTTGCGACTGATAAGTTTCTTCCAAAAGATAGTAAGCTCGTTATAAACATAGATTTCCATGATATTCCAGCTGTTAAAGCAACTGCTAAAGTTTCTTGGTCGGTAAGAGATTCTCATACCAGCATGTATGAGATAGGTGTTGAGTTTGATACTATTCCTTCAGAAGCAAGAGTTCAACTTTCCAATATCGTCAGAAAAAACTTAAATTAA
- a CDS encoding sigma-54 dependent transcriptional regulator has protein sequence MEEYQNPFPEIIGTNSHMKEVYRIMEKVVNTNSTILIRGETGTGKELIAKALHYHSKRRNAPFIAVNCSALTETLLESELFGHIRGSFTGAIAEKKGLFEAADKGTFFLDEVSEVSPGLQSKLLRVLQEGTIKRVGATSDISVDVRIVAATNRNLEKEVERGGFRRDLFYRLCVIDIPIPPLRDKRDDIPVLAEHFLRLYADKNDKKSIKNMVPDAIKYLLEYDWPGNIRELEHEIERAVILSEGPHILPSDLSEKLRSGGVNLKLVAVKDKTLKGVVEIYEQKILTEILYELKWNKSKVANLLGISRQALNKKIDKYDLDRRKRLKELEMKKELERKNRSRS, from the coding sequence ATGGAAGAATATCAGAATCCATTTCCAGAGATAATAGGTACAAACAGTCACATGAAAGAAGTCTACAGAATCATGGAAAAGGTTGTAAATACAAACAGTACGATTTTAATAAGAGGTGAGACAGGAACAGGTAAAGAGCTGATCGCTAAAGCGCTTCATTATCACTCCAAAAGAAGAAATGCTCCTTTTATAGCTGTTAACTGCTCAGCCCTAACTGAGACATTACTTGAATCAGAACTATTCGGTCATATCAGAGGCTCATTTACCGGAGCAATAGCTGAGAAGAAAGGTTTATTTGAAGCAGCCGATAAAGGAACCTTCTTTTTAGATGAAGTAAGCGAGGTTTCACCAGGCCTGCAATCTAAGCTCTTAAGAGTCTTACAGGAAGGGACTATAAAGAGAGTCGGAGCAACAAGTGATATATCTGTAGATGTAAGAATAGTAGCAGCAACAAATAGAAATCTGGAAAAAGAGGTAGAGAGAGGCGGGTTTAGAAGAGACCTCTTTTACAGGCTTTGTGTCATAGATATCCCAATTCCACCGCTAAGAGACAAGAGAGACGACATCCCGGTCTTAGCAGAGCATTTCCTGCGACTATATGCCGATAAGAATGATAAGAAATCCATAAAAAACATGGTGCCAGATGCAATAAAATATCTCCTAGAGTATGACTGGCCGGGCAATATACGAGAATTAGAGCATGAGATAGAGAGAGCTGTAATACTATCAGAGGGGCCTCATATACTGCCCAGCGACCTGTCTGAAAAGTTAAGGTCTGGAGGAGTAAACCTTAAACTAGTGGCAGTAAAAGATAAGACGCTTAAAGGCGTAGTTGAGATATATGAACAGAAGATATTGACTGAGATACTATATGAACTTAAGTGGAATAAATCTAAGGTTGCAAATCTGCTTGGAATATCTCGCCAGGCTTTGAATAAGAAAATAGACAAATACGATTTGGATAGAAGAAAAAGACTGAAAGAGTTGGAGATGAAAAAAGAGTTAGAGAGAAAGAATAGATCTAGATCTTAA
- the rpoN gene encoding RNA polymerase factor sigma-54 — MERMIPRLEQHLALKLKLLPQFWQLLNLLQVPITELKEKLEEEFEENPLLEIEEEKVPEIPDEEKFEFQEDNIWEKRSEKFGQEDAKKRAHIESLVTKPETLQEHLLKQLHMQRISVNNLLIGEEIIGNLNPNGYLEIALLEIAEKLKVSNKKCEQILKIVQDFEPAGIGARDLKECLTIQLARKGLKEKIFQQIIERFLEELATHNYKKIEKELKITDKKMEEFLKMLKSLDPKPGRNYTSAFPNYAIPEVFLDIAPDGKYQIRTNKRDIPKIRINKQYLKILKDPSTPEETKRYLKDKLKTTKELIQAMEQRGKTIIKITDFIINHQKEFFKKGKAGLKPLTLNRVSESTGLDESTISRTVNGKYIDTPSGIFELRDFFSSNVKGISSKLIKEKIKDIVVAEDSKKPLSDNKITQLLKEDGITIARRTVAKYRERLKILPTKLRRS; from the coding sequence ATGGAAAGAATGATCCCCCGCCTTGAACAGCACTTGGCGCTAAAACTTAAGCTGTTGCCTCAATTCTGGCAGCTATTAAACCTTCTTCAAGTGCCAATCACAGAGCTTAAAGAAAAACTAGAAGAAGAGTTCGAAGAGAACCCGCTTCTTGAGATCGAAGAAGAGAAAGTACCCGAGATACCCGATGAAGAGAAATTTGAATTTCAAGAAGACAATATCTGGGAGAAGAGGTCTGAAAAGTTTGGTCAGGAAGACGCTAAAAAAAGAGCGCACATTGAAAGTCTAGTCACAAAACCTGAGACACTCCAAGAACACCTCTTAAAACAGCTCCATATGCAGAGGATAAGCGTTAATAATCTTTTAATAGGTGAAGAGATAATAGGAAATTTAAACCCCAACGGATATCTTGAAATAGCCCTGCTTGAGATAGCCGAGAAATTAAAAGTTTCAAATAAAAAATGTGAACAAATTTTAAAAATAGTTCAGGATTTTGAACCTGCTGGAATCGGAGCCAGAGATCTAAAAGAATGTCTAACCATACAGCTTGCAAGGAAAGGGTTAAAAGAAAAAATATTCCAGCAGATAATAGAGCGGTTCCTGGAGGAGCTTGCCACACATAATTACAAGAAGATAGAGAAAGAGCTAAAGATAACCGATAAGAAGATGGAAGAGTTCTTAAAGATGCTGAAAAGCTTGGATCCAAAACCAGGCAGAAATTATACTAGCGCATTCCCCAACTATGCAATACCAGAAGTATTTTTAGATATAGCACCAGACGGCAAATATCAGATTAGAACCAATAAGAGAGATATTCCAAAAATAAGGATAAATAAGCAGTATCTTAAGATATTAAAGGATCCCTCAACGCCTGAAGAGACAAAGAGATACCTTAAAGATAAGCTTAAAACAACGAAAGAGCTTATTCAGGCAATGGAGCAGAGAGGAAAAACTATAATCAAAATTACTGATTTTATTATAAATCACCAGAAAGAGTTCTTTAAAAAGGGAAAGGCCGGACTCAAACCCTTAACTCTAAATAGGGTTTCAGAGAGCACTGGATTAGATGAATCCACAATCTCAAGGACTGTAAATGGCAAATATATCGATACACCTTCTGGGATATTTGAATTAAGAGATTTCTTCTCAAGCAATGTGAAAGGCATTTCAAGTAAATTAATCAAGGAGAAGATAAAAGATATAGTTGTAGCGGAAGATTCCAAGAAACCTCTTAGCGACAATAAGATTACGCAGCTTTTGAAAGAGGATGGAATCACTATTGCAAGAAGGACAGTAGCTAAATACAGAGAAAGACTTAAAATACTGCCTACAAAGTTAAGGAGGAGTTAA
- a CDS encoding lysine biosynthesis protein LysW → MEELTAICPACGEEIILDFRPEIGEIISCSQCNTSSEVARKNPLTLKAIENSNEEFIE, encoded by the coding sequence ATGGAAGAGCTCACTGCAATATGTCCCGCTTGCGGTGAAGAGATAATTCTTGATTTTAGACCTGAAATCGGGGAGATAATCTCCTGTTCCCAATGTAATACTTCATCAGAAGTGGCAAGAAAAAACCCTCTGACGCTTAAGGCAATAGAGAATAGCAATGAAGAGTTTATTGAATAA
- a CDS encoding nucleotide sugar dehydrogenase: protein MRDLKRLILKKDALISIIGLGYVGLPLAVEFAKKGYNVCGIDIDKERVKSINRGKSYLVDVDDKILKTLVKEKRLKAGISYNVIAKSDAVIISVPTPLRKTQEPDISYVIAAAEELKKYLKKNTIVVLESTTYPGTTEEIILPLLSKGGLKVGRDFYLAFSPERIDPANKRYNTKNIPKVVGGCTKRCLEVSKVLYAQVVGEVVAVSSPRVAEMVKLLENSFRAVNIALANEAALICQRMGIDVWEVIKAAESKPFGYMPFYPGPGIGGHCIPADPMYLVWKSRLSGYEPDLIRTAHKINSSMPQHILKLVKDALKERKIALKSAKVLIVGVSYKADVNDIRESPAIEIMRLLDKSKVKVEFYDPLVKELKLKSKKQKSINLNTKKIAEQDAVIIATVHSSLDYNIFKKATLLVDTRGVIKWKGKNLIRI from the coding sequence ATGCGTGACCTTAAGAGATTAATTTTAAAAAAAGATGCGCTAATTTCTATTATAGGGCTTGGCTATGTAGGTTTGCCTTTAGCTGTTGAGTTTGCAAAGAAGGGCTACAATGTTTGCGGAATAGATATAGATAAAGAGAGAGTTAAAAGTATAAATAGAGGCAAGTCCTATTTAGTAGATGTAGATGATAAAATTCTCAAAACTTTAGTTAAAGAGAAGAGATTAAAAGCCGGGATTAGCTATAATGTTATTGCTAAGTCCGATGCTGTAATTATATCTGTACCTACCCCTTTAAGGAAGACCCAGGAGCCCGATATATCTTATGTTATAGCTGCTGCTGAGGAACTCAAAAAATATCTTAAGAAGAATACAATTGTTGTCTTAGAGAGCACAACTTATCCTGGAACAACGGAGGAGATAATACTGCCTCTGCTCTCTAAGGGAGGCCTAAAGGTAGGGCGCGATTTCTACTTGGCTTTCTCTCCTGAGCGAATAGACCCGGCAAATAAGAGATATAATACGAAGAATATTCCAAAAGTTGTAGGGGGCTGCACCAAGAGATGTCTTGAAGTTAGTAAGGTGTTGTATGCTCAAGTTGTAGGAGAGGTTGTAGCTGTATCTTCTCCCAGAGTTGCTGAGATGGTTAAACTCCTAGAGAACTCTTTTAGGGCTGTAAATATAGCCTTAGCTAATGAGGCGGCTTTAATATGTCAAAGAATGGGAATAGATGTTTGGGAAGTTATAAAGGCAGCAGAGAGTAAGCCTTTTGGTTACATGCCTTTTTATCCCGGACCTGGTATCGGGGGCCATTGCATACCGGCAGACCCGATGTATCTTGTCTGGAAATCACGGCTCTCTGGATATGAGCCGGATCTTATCCGCACAGCTCATAAGATAAACTCTAGTATGCCTCAGCATATTTTAAAGCTAGTCAAGGATGCACTTAAAGAAAGAAAGATAGCCCTAAAGTCTGCTAAAGTATTGATTGTAGGTGTAAGCTATAAGGCAGATGTTAATGATATCAGGGAGTCTCCTGCTATAGAGATTATGCGGTTACTTGATAAGAGTAAGGTTAAAGTTGAATTCTATGATCCATTAGTGAAAGAGCTGAAATTAAAGAGTAAGAAACAAAAGTCCATTAATTTAAATACAAAAAAAATAGCAGAGCAAGACGCAGTAATTATTGCTACGGTTCACAGCTCGCTAGATTATAATATTTTCAAAAAGGCAACTCTTCTTGTAGATACAAGAGGAGTGATAAAGTGGAAAGGTAAAAATCTAATTAGGATATAA
- a CDS encoding SDR family oxidoreductase — MANWLVTGGAGFIGSSIVEELLKRGESVKVFDNFSTGKRENLVFSSDNISEVIEGDIRNVDLLKSAFKGVDYVLHQAAMRSVPKSFHNPGEYDEVNVKGTMNVLLTAKETGVKRVVFASSSSVYGEREDLPERESDPPNPLSIYAATKLNGEYYCNVFSKLYGVETVVLRYFNVFGPKQSLENKYAVVVPKFINSFIKNESPPIYGDGLQSRDFTYISNVVNANILAATTEGASGVFNIAGGGANTVLELFEIIKGYFKIELKPKFESLRIGDVKHTLADITRANNILGYRVGVDFKDGVKRTIEWFKENTA, encoded by the coding sequence ATGGCAAATTGGTTAGTTACAGGCGGCGCTGGATTTATAGGTTCTAGTATTGTAGAAGAGCTCTTAAAGCGGGGAGAGAGCGTTAAGGTCTTCGATAATTTTTCTACTGGAAAAAGAGAGAATCTCGTTTTCTCTAGCGATAATATCTCTGAAGTTATAGAAGGAGATATCAGGAATGTAGATTTACTTAAGAGTGCTTTTAAGGGAGTAGATTATGTATTACACCAAGCAGCTATGCGCTCAGTGCCTAAATCTTTTCATAACCCAGGAGAGTATGACGAAGTCAATGTTAAGGGCACTATGAATGTTTTACTTACAGCTAAAGAGACTGGTGTTAAGCGTGTTGTCTTCGCATCTTCTAGCTCTGTCTATGGAGAGAGAGAAGACTTACCCGAAAGAGAATCTGATCCACCCAATCCACTCTCTATCTATGCTGCTACAAAGCTTAATGGAGAGTATTATTGTAATGTTTTCTCAAAGTTATATGGAGTTGAGACTGTTGTTTTAAGATATTTTAATGTTTTTGGTCCTAAACAGTCGCTAGAGAATAAATATGCGGTAGTAGTCCCTAAATTTATCAACTCTTTTATTAAAAATGAGTCTCCGCCTATATATGGAGATGGACTTCAAAGTAGAGATTTTACTTACATATCAAATGTTGTTAATGCAAATATTCTTGCAGCAACTACAGAAGGTGCGAGTGGTGTATTTAATATTGCCGGAGGTGGAGCCAATACAGTTCTGGAGCTATTTGAGATTATAAAAGGTTATTTTAAAATTGAATTAAAACCTAAGTTTGAATCTTTGCGGATTGGTGACGTTAAACATACCCTTGCAGATATAACAAGGGCAAATAATATTTTAGGATATAGAGTAGGAGTTGATTTCAAAGATGGTGTTAAGAGAACTATAGAATGGTTTAAGGAGAATACCGCATGA